A stretch of Falco rusticolus isolate bFalRus1 chromosome 2, bFalRus1.pri, whole genome shotgun sequence DNA encodes these proteins:
- the RASL11A gene encoding ras-like protein family member 11A: MRLPSMSQPFLLAPIAECAPGPPGAQLRLAVLGARGVGKSAMIVRFLTKRFIGDYEPNTGNLYSRLVQLEGDPVAVQIQDTPGCIQVQEDCVQVLDSLSRCVKWAEGFLLVYSITDYSSYQSVRPLYQHIRKVHPDARTPVIIVGNKADLLHARQVQAKEGLQLANELGSLFLEISTSDDSQGVGDVFQYLCKEVSKLQHAGSTDRRRSSIIPRPKSPNMQDLKRRFKQALSSKVK; encoded by the exons ATGCGCCTGCCCAGCATGTCCCAGCCCTTCCTGCTGGCGCCCATCGCCGAGtgcgccccggggccgcccggcgCCCAGCTCCGCCTGGCCGTGCTGGGCGCCCGCGGGGTGGGCAAGAGCG CGATGATCGTGCGGTTCTTGACGAAGCGGTTCATCGGCGACTACGAGCCCAACACAG gcaaCCTCTACTCCAGGCTGGTCCAGCTGGAGGGGGACCCCGTCGCCGTGCAAATCCAAGACACGCCGGGGTGCATCCAG GTGCAGGAGGACTGTGTGCAGGTGCTAGACTCCCTGTCCAGGTGTGTGAAGTGGGCAGAGGGCTTCCTTCTGGTCTACTCCATCACAGACTACAGCAGCTACCAGTCAGTCCGACCTCTCTACCAGCACATACGCAAGGTCCACCCAGATGCCAGGACTCCCGTCATAATTGTGGGGAACAAGGCAGACCTCCTCCATGCCAGGCAAGTACAGGCGAAAGAGGGACTACAGCTGGCAAACGaactgggcagcctgttcttgGAAATCTCCACGAGCGATGACTCCCAAGGTGTCGGTGATGTTTTCCAGTATCTTTGCAAGGAGGTCAGCAAACTACAGCATGCCGGCAGCACGGACAGGAGGCGGTCATCCATCATCCCTCGGCCCAAATCTCCCAACATGCAAGATCTAAAGAGACGTTTCAAACAGGCTTTGTCTTCCAAAGTCAAATAA